Genomic window (Stigmatella erecta):
GATGACGTCACGGTGACGCTGCAGGTGCAGGGCAGCATGTTGGAGACGGCGCAGGGGGTGGACGCCGAGCCTCGCTTCCCCCGCTTCACCGACACGGTGACGGCGGTGCCGGGCTGGGAGAAGAGCGAGCGGGTGGCGCTGGCGCGTGCGCTGGAACCCGAGGCGGGGGACTCCGGCTGGCTCATCGTGCCCCCGGGGGCGTTGAGCACCGTGCCGCCCGAGCAGTTCCCGGTGTTCGAGCTGCTGCGTCGGCGCTCCGAGCTGCTCTCCGCGATGGCCCTGCCGGGCGGCTGGGTGGTGGAGTTCGAAGAGGACGAGATCCTGGGCTACGGCAAGCCGGGCTGACGCGAGGTAAGCCTCCGCTCCAGCCCATGTCGCGCAGGAGGGCGAGTGACGCCAGAGTGTGTGGACCATGACGACCAACGCAGAGACGGCCACGCCGACGCTCTCCGCCTGCCAGGTGCTCACCCCCGACGCGCCCGACCGGTTCACGTGCGTCAGCACCGACTTCGGTGCCATCGGCCAGGACTGGCGCGCGCCGACCGTGATCGCGACCTCGCCACGCACCCCACGCCTGACCTTGCGGAGGCCCTGGCTGCGCGCGGCCCGGCCCTGGTCGATCTCCACGATGCACGAGCCCCGATCATGATCCCCACCACCTCCGCGATGCCGATCGGTGCCATTATCGTCAGCGCTCGGCCCGCCGACGACTACCTCGCCCACTTCGCCCTGACGGAGGCTGACCTGCTGCGCGGACCGGTGCTCGACTGCCCTGGCGGCGCAAGCGACTTCGCCGTACGGGTCCGCGCCCTCGGCGGACGGGCCGTCAGCGTGGATCCCGCCTACGCTGCGCATCCGGAGCACTTCGCCGAGCGTCTGCGCGCCGATTTCGAGCGGGTCCGCGCCTGGACGGCCACCCGGTTCGACCGCTTCCCTCCCGGCCCCGACGGTCGCTGGCATCGGCTCCCGAGCTGGGAGCACGCGGCCGAGACCTTCATGGCCGACTACCGCCGCGACCGTGACGAGGCCACCGGCCACTACGTGTCTGCCCTCCTACCCACCCTCCCTTTCGCGGACCACACCTTCGCCCTGGCCACCAGCGGCTTCCTGCTCTTCACCTATCCCGACCACTTCGACCAGGCTTTCCACCTTGAGGCCCTGCGCGAGCTGCTCCGGGTGGCTGACGAGGTGCGCGTCCACCCGCTCAACGACTCCGCCCGCAATCCCTACCCCCACATCGCCCCGCTCCTCGAGGCCCTGCGCGCGGACGGCGTTCACGTCGACACGCTCGCCGTGGAGAGCCCCACCGACCGCAGCGACACCCACACCTTGCGCCTGCGCCGGCCCGCCATACCCGCTGGCTGAACGTAGTGGAATGTCCGCGAAGTTTTTGGACAGGGTCGCGGGGGATGAGTGACTCCGGTGGATGAGGAGACGCCCCCCCCGCGACTCATCCACCTCTCGCCCGACCAGGTCACGGACCGTGAGGGCCTGGGGCGGGACGGACGCACCGAAGCAGCGCATCGCCCAGCGGGCGCGCATCCTGCTGGAGATGGCTGACCCAGCCACCCTCGGCTCGGAGTTGGCCGGCCTGCTCGGCCAGGAGTCTTCCAATGGCTTGGTTTCCAATCGTCCGCCGGAGCTGCATCACCTCGCCCGGCGTCAGGGGATGTGTGGCTCCGGCCGGGCCAGGCCGGTTTTTCTGCGCCAGAGTTTCGGCTGACGTTCGCTGCAGGGGACGGCCGTCATGAGGCGCGTCCTTCAGACGGGTCATTTCTTGAACGCGAGGGCTCTGCGTGAGCGTGTCTTGGAGCGTGCGAAGCTGGCTCACCCGTAGGAAAGAAGGCGCTATGGGCTGAACACTTGCCCTCGAAAGTGGGTGACGCTCTTGGGCAGGACGCAGGGAGGCGGCTACTGCGCTGGCTGGCACACCCAGAGGCCGGCCTTCGCGCTCTGAGCGCACCGATACCCTTCACCACAGGCATTCGGATCATGAGGAAGGCACGTGGGCCTGCATCGGGTCACGTCGCAGGCCGACCCGGGTGTGCAAGGAGGATGCTCAGCACCACATCGCTCAACACATTCCATCCAGGCCTTGCTGGGCTCACTTGCCACATCGAACACCTCGCATTCACGCCCCTGCGGACAGGGAGACTGCTGGCAATGGGGGCCATACACCTGGACACATCTCGAAACACCCTCGGCATACCGGATGCACTGTTGCGTGCCGGGGCAGCCCTGTGCCTCGCAGCGAGGGAGACACACGGGCTGGGGCGTGACATCCGCGCAGAAAAACCCTTCTGGACAGCCCGTGGCCTCCTGCGGATGACAGGGGCGCCCACACCACCCCTCTGTGCCTGCGCAGACCAGTTCCCCTCCACACGCATACTCTTTGCTGCTGGGAGGCCTGAAGCATTCCTCACCCTCTTTGCGCACACCTACGGGGACGCAATAGCGGACCAACGGGCCTCCCTCCAAGGTGGGCAGGCTTTGGCAGGTTTGGCCTTCCGGGCACTGAGCATCCGTGAGGCACTCACTGTCGATGCAGTAGCGCGTCCGGGTACGCTGATCCCGCAGGCACCCCAGGGGAACCTCGCAATCCGAACGGCTCTGGCATTCGCGTTGATAGGTCACCAAATGCCTGCGCGCCTCGATGCTCAGCACGGGGCTGACAGGCCTTCCATCTGGAGCGGGCGTTCTGGGCGCCACCTGCAGGACTTCACTCCAGAGAAGAAGCAGCGGCACGCACAACAACGAGCCGGCGAGTGCTGCGAATGCTGCTTGCCGGCGTGTCATTCGCTGCAATGCCTCAAGCACTCCTCGCTCTTCTCGTCGCTCTCGCAGTACAACTCATAGTCGTCGTCGGAGCAGCCGCGCTTGGGAACTTGTTCCTTCGCGTCTTTGAAAGCCGCCCGGTCGGCTCTACCGCCGCGTCTGTAAGTCTCGGGACAGCCCGTCAGGGCAAGAACCAACAATGCACAGGGCCATCCGGCTCGCCGAAGAGGCAGCATGCGCTGAATCTTGCCCAGAGGATGCACACAGAGGCCAGAATGAACATAGCATCACGAACGATGCTCGCTCATGCCCCCTATCCGGGCGCGCCCTTCCCGCGTGGCGTATAGGACGAATGGGGCGCCTGTAGAGTCCAGCGCCAGCGCGCCCCCGTGCCCCGTAGCGGCACAACCGCAAGCCCTCCATCACCGACGATTGCGTTTTCCGCCGCGAACGGTGGGACGTTGCGGTGGAGGCCGCCTAAGGCAGGTTCCGGGCCAATGGCCGTCCTCCAATGAAAACAGGCGCTTGAGCGCGAAGGCGCCTTGAACACTGTCCACGATCGCGGACGGTGCTCGTCGGCAGTACCAACCAGTCGGTAGCGGCCGCTCCACGGTACCAACCAGTCGGCAGCGGCTGCTTCACGGTACCAACCAGTCGGTAGCAGCCGCTGGCTGCCTCCGCAGTTCCCAGACTGTGGGATTTGGGCCCACTGAGTGAGTGCCCGCGATGGTAGCGTGACCATCCAGGAGGTCACTTACCTTTGATCCAACCGCTTAGATTGGCCCTGGCGCTCGCGCTCCTCGGGGGGACAGCGGCACGAGCCGAGCCGGTGCCTGGGGGACGCATCGAGCGCACGCGAGCAGTCACCATCGCGAGCGGCCCGGCCGAGCCGCTGCCCGAGGTTCGCGTCGCGGGGGATACGCCGACGCTGCTCTTCTTCCCAGCCCCCATCCAGACCAAGACCCTCACCTTCGATGAGTCCCGGATCCGCGTGCTGGACACGGGAGCGCTCTCGGTCATCGTTCAAGCCGTGACGGACCTTCAGGAAGGCGAGCGCCACGAGATTGGGGTCTTCTTCGCCGATGGGAGGGTGCCAGCGCGGGCTGGTTTCGTGCTCGTCACCGCTCCCACCCAGGTGGACACTCGGATCGACGTGAGGCGCCCCGAGCCCCCCGCCGCGCCTTGCCTGAGCGAAGTTCAGCCTCGGGTGCCGCTCCCCGAGGATTTCGTGCTGCTAGGGTACGTGGGCGACACAGGCGTATCGGTCGTGCCCATCAAGGGTGTTGAAGATGAGGCTCAGAGCCTTTCAACAAGTTCGGGGCGCTTCTATCTCGGGAAGGGATGGGCGTTGGTGTCGGTGCGGATTGAAAACCTCTCTACACACAGGTGGACACCGCGAGAGGCAACTTTTTCAAGACCCATGGGGCCGTCCCTGCAAGCGCGCTTGGTGATGGAAGGTGACGGCATGATCGAGCCGGGAGAACTTGGGCAAGCGCTTGCTGTGGTGGATATGCCGGACCTAAACGCGGACACGTCCTTCACGCTGGAACTACGCGGCGAAGATGGCCGGAGCCTTAAGATTCCAGACGTGCGCTTCCCGAAAGCTGCGAGGGAGGGGGGACAATGACAGCAAATCTGCTGAGGTTGCCATCTGGCGCCATTGTTGACGGCTGGCATGTTTCAAGGGAACTCGGCAATGGCGGCTTTGCTGTCGTCTACCTGGTGGAGAAGAACGGCAAGCCCTACGCGCTCAAGGTGGCGCGCCATCGCGAAGCCAGCGGAGACGACAAGAGGACTCATGCCCGCATGGTGCGTGAGGCCACAACCCTCCTCATGCTGAACCACCCCAACATCATCCGGCACTGGGGCAACGGTTATGCGGAAGCGGGCAACATGTATGTCGCGTTGGAATACGTGGACGGCTGGACGCTGGCGGAGTGGAAGGAACGCAAGCACCCCACGGTCCATGAAATCCTAGGGGTCTTCGTTAAGCTCGCTTCCGCGCTGTCGTACATGCACGCGCGGGGTGTGCTTCACCGGGATTTGAAGCTGGTCAACGTCCTGATCCGGAAGAGCGACGGAGAGCCCGTCATCATCGACTTTGGCTGCGCGACCTACTCACTGGCTGAAGACCTCACGGAAGAAGGGTTGCCCCCGGGAACAGAGCGTTTCCGCGCACCGGAGCAGTTCAGGTTCCTACGGGAGCACAAGAACGAGCACCGGGCGCGGTATGCCTTCAAGGTCGCTGACGAGATCTTCGCGTTAGGGGCTATGCTCTACGAACTGCTGACGGACCCGCGGCCGACGGAACACTACCGGCGCGTGTCCTTGAACAACATCCACATGCCGCCCCCTTCGGCAGTGGATGTGAATCCCAGGATTCCCGAGGCGCTCAGCGCCTTGGTCGAGAAGATTCTTTCCCGGAACCCATCCGAGCGCCCCGTTGACACGGAGGCCCTCCGTCGCGAGCTGAAAGAGCATCTCGAAAGTTCGGGGGCCGAGTACAGGGTGCCCGCCCATGCCCCATCGGAACAGTTGCCTTTCGAGCCTTCCATGGCTGCGGGGGGCCCTGGGGTGCCTCCCAAGGGCCCTGCACCGCGCAAGGTGCCCACGAAGACGCTGGCTGCCGGCGCTGCACTGGTGGTGGTCCTGGCCGCAGCTGTGACCTTCTGGCGTGTCTCTGGAGACCTTCCTGCCCCGCTTCCGGACCATTCCGCACCGTTGATGACTTCCCCCCCTGATATGTCCCCCCCAAGCCCCTCGCTGATGGTCATCCCCCCGGCAACGGACGCTGGCCAGAAGGAAGGTTCAACCGTGATGATGACGACACCTGAAGTCCCGTCCCAAGGGCGCCCCCAGCGCGCACAGAAGCGGTTGAGCCCTGCCGAGTGCGCCGCGATGTCGCTCGTCGCGGCCCTGGCGGCAGGCTGCCCTGGCGCTCAGATTAGGCCCGAGTCCTTCACCTGCCCCTCTGGCGCCGCGCGTGCCATGGTACGCGACCTTCACTGGGAAAGAGGCAACCAGTTTTTGCTCACTCTCGACGACCGGCACGACCGCAAGGAAAAGATCTGGTTTACCCCCGGTTCCGATGTGGTGGGGGTTGTCCCCAAGTTGAAGGGCCTCGACAGACGGCAGTACGAAGTGGCGCCCCCTGGAACACGGTTCTACGGAAAGGCTTATTACCTGAAGAAGGGCTTCGACGGTGAGCCGTCGCTTCTTGTGAGGTACGACCGCGTGAAGCTTCCTGGGCAGGACGAGAGACCTGTTTGCTTCGTGGTGGAAAGCCGCTCTTACGGGTTCAAGGACGGTCGAGTTCAGGCTCGCAACTTCGACAATGGCACCGTCGTAGAGCGCTGGCCCTGAGCCCGCGCGTCAGGACGCAACGGGTAGTCGTCTATTCGTCACCCCGTCGCACGCACTATACGGGCTGACCTTGCAGGTAGTTCCATTCCGCCCAATCCTGCGGGTAGTATCTTCCTGTGTCGCGGCGGCTTGACGCCGTGCGAGCGGAGGAAGCACATGGCGACAGACAGTTTCGGGATTCCGAGCGGGGCGATTCTCTTCGAGCTGGATGGCGTTCAGTACGAGTTCCGCGAAAACCTGGGAGAGGTTCAGCGTGGGATCAGTCACTTCGTCGGACGGCAGCTCATCGGTGGGATTCCCAAGAAAAGGGTGCTGATCAAGGCGGTGGGCCGTTCGAGTGGCGCTCCGATGACGAGGCTCCTGCGCGCCAGGGCGAAGTTGGAAGAGCAGGTGCGCTTGGCCAAGTATCTTGATCACCCTGGGATTCATCGGGTCCACGGGCTGAAGAAGGCCGAAGGGACTTGGTATGTGGTCACCGAGTACCCGCGCGGAAACAGCTTGAGCAACCTGATCAACCTCGTGGCGGATTGCCGCCATTGGTACACGCCTCAATTCACCATGTATATCGGTGCCCGGCTGGCGGACGTGCTGGCGTACGCGCACGCGGCAAAGGATGAGCAGGGGCGCCCCTTGAACGTCGTTCACCGCGCTATCGATGCGGATCACGTGTTCCTGGACTGGAAGGGTGTTGTTCGCGTCTCTGACTTTGGGCTTTCCCTTTCCAGTCTTCCGGGCCGCACCCCTTCCACCGTTCTGCGCCTGCATGGAGATGGTTTCTACTCCTCGCCAGAAATGCTCTTGGGCAAGCGCGTTGACTCACGAGCGGATCTCTTCTCAATCGGTATGCTCATGCTCGAACTGGCGACCGGGAAGAACCTGCTCGATGCGCCGGACGAGGTGACGGCCAAGGTCAAGGCGTCCCTCTCGCAGTCGCAACTCCGCCGAGTCAAGCGCGCCATCGAACGGGCGCAGCTTTCAGGATGCAGCCCCATGGTGGGAGATGCGATTTGGCGCGCGGCGACCTACACGGAAACGGACGTCGAGCGGGTGACGGCCCATCTCCCAGAGGGCCTGCGGGTGACGCTGCGCAAGCTCCTCCATCCCGAGCTGGGGAAGCGCTATCAGACGGCGGGGGAAATGGTGGCCGATCTGCGCCACTGGCTCGGGGAGTTGGCCTTTGGCCCTGCCAAGGTGATCGAAGAGCTGACGAACACCATGGATGAGGCTGCGGAGAGCTTGGCTGAGACGGGATTGGAGACCCCCCTGACCTCCAAGCGTTTGGGGGAGAGCACCACGGCCTAGTACTACGCGGTCACTTCCAACAGGCTCCAGACGGCTTTCCCCTCGGGACGGGCCTTCCGGATACCGGCGAGCTCG
Coding sequences:
- a CDS encoding serine/threonine protein kinase: MTANLLRLPSGAIVDGWHVSRELGNGGFAVVYLVEKNGKPYALKVARHREASGDDKRTHARMVREATTLLMLNHPNIIRHWGNGYAEAGNMYVALEYVDGWTLAEWKERKHPTVHEILGVFVKLASALSYMHARGVLHRDLKLVNVLIRKSDGEPVIIDFGCATYSLAEDLTEEGLPPGTERFRAPEQFRFLREHKNEHRARYAFKVADEIFALGAMLYELLTDPRPTEHYRRVSLNNIHMPPPSAVDVNPRIPEALSALVEKILSRNPSERPVDTEALRRELKEHLESSGAEYRVPAHAPSEQLPFEPSMAAGGPGVPPKGPAPRKVPTKTLAAGAALVVVLAAAVTFWRVSGDLPAPLPDHSAPLMTSPPDMSPPSPSLMVIPPATDAGQKEGSTVMMTTPEVPSQGRPQRAQKRLSPAECAAMSLVAALAAGCPGAQIRPESFTCPSGAARAMVRDLHWERGNQFLLTLDDRHDRKEKIWFTPGSDVVGVVPKLKGLDRRQYEVAPPGTRFYGKAYYLKKGFDGEPSLLVRYDRVKLPGQDERPVCFVVESRSYGFKDGRVQARNFDNGTVVERWP
- a CDS encoding DUF2381 family protein — its product is MIQPLRLALALALLGGTAARAEPVPGGRIERTRAVTIASGPAEPLPEVRVAGDTPTLLFFPAPIQTKTLTFDESRIRVLDTGALSVIVQAVTDLQEGERHEIGVFFADGRVPARAGFVLVTAPTQVDTRIDVRRPEPPAAPCLSEVQPRVPLPEDFVLLGYVGDTGVSVVPIKGVEDEAQSLSTSSGRFYLGKGWALVSVRIENLSTHRWTPREATFSRPMGPSLQARLVMEGDGMIEPGELGQALAVVDMPDLNADTSFTLELRGEDGRSLKIPDVRFPKAAREGGQ
- a CDS encoding immunity protein Imm33 domain-containing protein, producing DDVTVTLQVQGSMLETAQGVDAEPRFPRFTDTVTAVPGWEKSERVALARALEPEAGDSGWLIVPPGALSTVPPEQFPVFELLRRRSELLSAMALPGGWVVEFEEDEILGYGKPG
- a CDS encoding serine/threonine protein kinase → MATDSFGIPSGAILFELDGVQYEFRENLGEVQRGISHFVGRQLIGGIPKKRVLIKAVGRSSGAPMTRLLRARAKLEEQVRLAKYLDHPGIHRVHGLKKAEGTWYVVTEYPRGNSLSNLINLVADCRHWYTPQFTMYIGARLADVLAYAHAAKDEQGRPLNVVHRAIDADHVFLDWKGVVRVSDFGLSLSSLPGRTPSTVLRLHGDGFYSSPEMLLGKRVDSRADLFSIGMLMLELATGKNLLDAPDEVTAKVKASLSQSQLRRVKRAIERAQLSGCSPMVGDAIWRAATYTETDVERVTAHLPEGLRVTLRKLLHPELGKRYQTAGEMVADLRHWLGELAFGPAKVIEELTNTMDEAAESLAETGLETPLTSKRLGESTTA